The sequence GCCTTGCATATTGTATATAATcataaacatggttatttggacCTCATTGTACCCCGTAGTTCCTTTATTCGGTAAAGAGCAAAATACACAACACCAGTGCTGACGATTGTTGCAATGCCCAACATGGTTTCTTTTGGAGATATCACACCCATCACAGAACCTATATGAGACCGGAGTTGGCTGACTGTAGTATGgggaattttgttttattttaaaacattacagAGTTTTCTAAAGTTTTACTGTATCTTATTTTAGaacttaaaaactattttagaGAATGCAcactatttaaacaaacaaacccaacccaAACCTTAAGATTTCCCTCACCCCGTTGCACAGCCTGAAGTCTCCAGGAAGGTAGAGTGCTAAGATAATGTCCCCAGCAGAGTGCCTGCTCTGACGTTACACCAAGTGTACCTGTCAACTTGCTACAGGCCATATGTGAGACCCAATATATGATGACACCCAAAAGAAGACATATCAGAAAGTCATTCAGGCAGGAAACTTAAAATACGGTGGGATTCATTCCTGTAATGTAAATGACTCTACAACTTCTCTTTCAACAGGGTGAGAGTCTACGGTCTGCGTTATGTACTAGATTAGGTTATCATAATGGTACCTTTTGACCTTAAAATTGAATGATTCCTTGTTTCTGAGGTAAATAATTATTAACAATAAAAGTGAAGAGGCCCCCAGATCTGTTGCAAGGAACTTTAGGACTGAGTGAGGCCTTAAAATGAGGGACAACTTGGAGGTCTGAGACCAAATACAAGCCTGTGCCCCTGACTGGGCCTAGACATTGCAAATCTGACATTTATTTTCTGAAGTAAGTTTTGTTAGCATAAATGTGTGGAATGTCCTCTTCACTTGGTTATTTGGGGCATTCAGCATATATTTCTAAAGCGGttggatttccccccaccctgatCTATTTACAGTTCTCTTTTATgcacaaaaaacattttctgtaacCTCAGTTTCCTGATTCAGCAGATGTGATGTCAATTATTTACGATAACAAAAGTGAGACAATGCCTGAGGTTTGTGTGGGATGGAGGTAAATTTGAATCTGTAAAAAGGGACAGTGCTAGTAATGAGGTACAGCAAAGAGGCCTACAAAGTAGCTCTCTCTGAGGAGAGCCAGAGTGACCACCTCTCAAgattgggcctgatcctacaacaCGCTCAGCACTCCCTAGATGATGCAGAGTGCCTCCAATTCCCACTCAAGTCACCTTCCAGAAGTTCTTCAGTattttgcaggatcaaaccccaTTGTGAGTGGGACAATCCTGACCATCTCTTCTATGTTCCACAAGCAATATTCCTTAAAAATTTTGCCCATGAAAGTGGTAGCCTTCCCAAGAGGCTCCGAGGAAAGAGCTGGATATCTAGTGGAGTACTGTCTTGGAGGGGAATGATAGGGGGTGGTTCTGTTTATACTAGCTTAATCTATTGCATTGATTATTGGTTTTATTGCCAGGTAAGTAAATCTGGGTTAAGCGTCACAGAGGCTGCTGACTGTTCCTTTTGGTCAGATAATAGAGCAGTGCCAACTGTAGAATTTGGAGATGAACGTTCTTCCCTTACCCACCTCCCCCATAGTGAAGGCATTACGTCAGTAATTATGAGCCATTCTGAGGTTTTTACTGGTCAGTAAATGTCTGGCAAAAGGAGTTAAGGGTCTGAGACAAAACCAAAGGCTCATAAAGTGCTGTCCAGTCATTGATTGACTTGTGGAAACTGCGGAATGGGTCATTAACATTATCATAAAACCTTCTATTTCAGACATTCTAACTTTGCTGCACTGCTGATGGGGCTTTCCTCTCCCTGCGCCAATTTAGAACATTTGTTTCTCACCATTCAGAGGCCCATTAACTACTCCATTAGGGCAAGCTCTATTTCAAAGAGTTTAATCTTAAAACTAATTGggagtgggcagagctggggactgggaggcaggactccagcATTCTaatcctagttctgccactgattaCTTGctatgtgatcttgagcaagtgaCTCTGCACCTCTGCTTACCTACCTGTGTAACTGGTTTCAGTAATACTTACCAGCCTCTGCAATGGAAGTTGTGAAGCTTACAAGCTGCCTGTATCCTTCTGTAATATTATAAAAGCCCAAAGGAAGCTCAGAAGGTTCTTCCTAATGATATTACATGGTTCATTAGATTAGTGTGTGGCAGATGCTGAATGAAGACCATGGGCTTGTACATGGCTGGAGAATATTACTTACCTGCTATCCTTCCAATTGGCATTGCATGCTCCTCAGGAGGGGAGACAGACACCATGATGTGGTTCATGTATGCTAACTCTTCCCGGTGGGACAAATTGATAGGCTTTACCTCCCTGTGTAGCCCATCCTCAGACAACCGTGATGGTTTGAATTCTACAGAGTGCCTGGGGTTTAGTATCAAAGGGTGCATGATGGGGCTGGGCATCAGCTGGATGACCCTGGTGTTCTCTTGGCGGGGGCTGGAAGGCTTCTGAAGTACTTCAGGAGGAGGCGGGCAGTGGTTGTTCTCTATAGGAGACACTGAGAGAGGGTAGGGCTCTTGATGGTTGTTCTCTTGGTGATGCCTTGTCCCTGGGACTCTATCAGCTGGGGAGAGGCGGCGGATAGTGTTGTCCAATGGGGACTTCAGCGACCGCTGCTCAGGGTCTGGTGACGGCCGGTGATTGGTGGTGATAGGCGATCTAGAACGATGCAACAGTTCAATGGTGGGGGGGTTGTGATGGACTGTTTCTGCTGATGGTCTTGAAGGTCTCTGGACAAAGTTGTCTAGGGAGAAAAGATGAAAACCATAGATCATGATGAACGTGACAGAACCACAGGACCTAACTCAAGACTCAATGGCTTTCTGGAAAATATGCTctaacacaagttactgggctcaacaCAGGGGTGACggagtgaaatttaatggcctgtgatatacaggaggtcatactagatggacTACACCTCTGTGAATCTACAAACTCATTGACACATTTTAACATAGTCTTCATTATACCTGAGAGGGAGGGAGTGTTGTCTATGAGAGTAGGAAATTGGTGGTTAGGACATCTCTGTTCTATTACCAACTCTCCAAAgagtttcctgtgtgaccttggacaagtggTCTGTATTCCCAGAACCTCAGTCCCATCACCTTTAAACAGAATTACAATTATTGTTTGAAAAGCATTTTAAGATCCCTTGATGAAAGGTGCTAAAAAGTACACGTTGTTATTATTCATTTCCCTTTGTGCTACCTTCAAAACTGAACATAAATTTGTCCTAAGCCAACATAACCTGGCTTTCCTACAATAATTTAATAGTGGGAGCATCAAAGCCACGTAGGTGGGAAGCACTCCGTTAATAGTAGGAAATCAGAGAGGGTGACAAGAGAAACTTCATACATGGCAGCTTAATGGGGGACGTGTTTTTGTTAGGCCTAACAGCTTCATTGCTGTGCATATGTTACAAAGACCTGGATGCATGTTCTGACTTTCCTGTTGCTCTGCCTGCAGACCCTGTAACTGAAAATTGAAGAccagagccagcagcagagtGGCTCAAGACATGGGACGAGTACTGGATACATTAGTCAGAGAGTTGTAGAAATCAgagatgtggggaaaaaaaccctgttaGATCACCTTGTGAATATCACAGCCTAACACTTCAGTGGCAGGAAGTTTTGCCTGATAGCCTAAATTTCACCCCATCACCACTTATAAACCCTCTAAAAGTGATTTCACCAAGATTTTTCTCTTGTTCCATCATTCCAGATGAAAACCTTTTAGAGTGTCTGATACTGGAAAAAACAGAATGGACTTTTTGGGTTGGCCTTTTGACATTAGCAGTGTCCCTTTACATTAAGGAGAGCTCAGAAAGCATGGATTTAGAATATCATCTGCAAGGGTTGTTAACATCCACAAACCAAAACATTTGCTTCAATTAATAGAAAATAAACTGATTTTGGCTGATTAAGGCCATAGTTTTCTGAGTAGAAAGCTACCAACAGAGAgcaaacaaggtgggtgaggtaatatcttttactggaccagcttctgttggtgagctttcaagcttacacagctcgtctctctcagcaacagaagttggtccagtaaaagatattacctcacccaccttgtctttctaatatcttgGGATCAACAGGGCTACAACTGCCCCGCATACAACAGAGAGCAAAGGCTAACAGGTTTTTATCTAGAAAAACAAAGCTCAAATTTCAGCCCTGTTTGCCAATAGCCTCAGGTGATAAGAGCAGGAAACTGTTAGGCACATGTCAACAATCAAAATAGGTAAATGTAACTGTCTTATTTGTTCACTCATTCACTCTGCTCCTGTACGAAGGCTTGTTCTCCTTGCTCTCTCCTGTCAAGGGAGCACTGCCCTTTGAAGACCCTATTTAGGCAGAAAGGAATCTATGGGGTCCTTGCCTACCCTGGAAACCACACAAGCTGCAGTAGAGGGATCAGCACCGACCCATGCAAAAGCCTAAACATAGTATTGCTGGGAAGATGCAATTCCAGTCAGCACTGGCTCAGTGACCTTAAACTGACTCCTCTGCCCCCCGAAATGGGCACCTACATGATTTGCCAGCAGCCACCAGTTTCCTTGTGAAGGCCTAGGAGGAAACTATGCATGCCTGGAGTTTAGTTATGATTCACACACCTGAGGTCATaaacaagaaaaatgtatttgtgtAGCTAGTTAGGTTAGTAACAACGAAATGACAGGAGGAAATGAAACTTACGGATCTAGGCTATGCTCTAGATGAAAAACAAAGTTTAATAATGGGGCTTCAAAATGGGTTTAAAGTATATTGCTTTGAGTGGCTTTTTATATTGCTTAAAGTAGATGGCTTTGAGTTTGGCCAGTTGATATGGAAAGGACCACATTGCTCAAACATTGCTCAAAAACCACAGCCTGGTCTATGATCCTGCCTAGTGACTGCAGTTTAAACTGTGCTTAAGGAAGAATGTTCAGTGAGCATAGATGGGACCTAACATTCATTAACCACAACCCAAGGAAACCCCATTTGATTACAACTGCTTCCCCCATACCTGTCATATACAGTAACCTGTTTTCTACAGGCTGCCCAGTTAAACCGCCACATATTCATTCAAAAGCATTATGCTCATTCTTGGCCTATATGAGCAAAGATGCTTGAGAAATGAGAGAGCAACTAGGGACATTGCATGGTGTTTATTCTGATGTCTAGTAGCAGTGCCGAGCTTCTGTATGGGAACTGAGTCTGAATACTGAGCTGGAGAGGGACTGAACTCAGCCCATGAGCAGGAAGGAATGCCTTACGCTGCTGTCTACTGAAATCTCTGGTGGAAACTTTATGCAACATTGATGGGCTCCAGAGAGGGGTACCTTCATCCCTCCCCTTCGCCAGGGGCCAGGATGCTGCAATAAGGACCCTTCAGTGAAGAGCAATGGATCTCAGAGGACTCCCTCTCAACTCCTCTGTCAAACGTAGCAGGACCAGAAAAGGGATCACTTTGAATTAAATTCCCTTCTTCATCCTCTTAATTTGGAAACTGATACAGTTAAAACACACTGATGGTCAGCTTCGGATGTCCTTACTGAATAAGGTACTTTACTCTGCGAGCACATCCACTGTAATGAATGAAACCAAATGGGGTAAGGTGCTTCTCACTGTGTGTAAgagaatcagaatctggccctaataaATGAAACATCCCTTTGCAAGCACTGCACCAGCTTGTGCCACAAAGAACACGTGAACACATCTGTTTGTGTTGGAATGCACCCTCAGACCATCCTTTCCATGTAGCTTTTTAAAAGTGAACCGAATGCTGTGGAGAGTTGCTGGCCCAGCTGTTCCTGTAGGGATGGGTGGGTGGAAAGTTGCTGGACTGACAGTCCTGGTGACTGAAACCATCTGTTTCTCTACAGAACAAGTGCAGGCAGCAACAATGCAAACTTCCTCCACAGCCTCCCAAGTCATTCAATGCTGATTCAGAGGGACCACTAGAGATGAGGGGCTAATTCAGTCCCCATGGCTCATTCGGCCCTTAGCATCTCCACAAAAGACTGCCAAAAGGTGTTTCCAAACCAATGCTGGGTGTGGTGGCATTTTTTAAAGAGATATGAACACTTGCACACCGGAAGCGGGACAAACTGGGAACTGACCATAGGCTTTGCAACTGACTTTGCATAGGCTGTGAAGAGCCATGTGAAGAGCCACCTCTTGGCCACAAATGATTTTGGTTGGATTGGTTTCAAAACAGATGTTAAAATGATGGTGATCCTTAGGAGCAACTCCAGACTCAGGTGGACAGATAAATAGAGAGAGGGAGATTGCAGAGggaaagagaatgagagagacCTCATCAGGGAGGGATACAAAAATCAATTTGATATCTGCAAAACTAGCCTTAAAGAAAATCAAGTTTGAGGACGGTAACATGCCAAGGACTCTACTGGCCCCTCTCCATTGGTCATTGTGAGTTAAGCTGGGGAGAATACCCAATAGAGAACACAGCACAATAGAAAAAGAGAGTACATGCAGGAAGGCAGCAAAGTGTTACATTTAGCTGGGCAAGTTCCTCACGCAGTGACATGAGACAACGAAGAGGGCACAGCAAGAGAGTCAAAGTATGCTCATTATCTGCCTGTGAATGCTTGGCATAAAGAGCTTCTCTCACTGCCCAGAGTACGTGTCTGGGAGtccataattaaaacaaaatgctcTTCCATTtgtatcaaaataaaaataataaaatgaagcTAATTGTAGTGGTTGGGAATGAGTATGAAGAAAGGAACCAGTGTCACAGCACTGAGTGCTCTAAGGACCAAGTAAAATAGGGCTACAAATTGCCTTAAGAGAGAGGACTTAAAGGAAGCAATCAGATTTGGTTAGCAAATGATGCAAGTGAATGCCTAGTCAAACAACACTGTGAAATCTTCTGTAGCTCAGGATTGAAACCAGGTGCTCACTAGCTCAGGATCGTCATTCTGATCTACCATTCCCTCCTTTGGCTAGTTGAGATGTTTAGGCAGCTGTAAGAGCTATTAGTGTTTCCATTAGAACCTGGCTGATACTGGACATATAAAGATGGTTAGTTTTCTTGTAGATGCTGAGGCACTTTGGGTCTTATTCCTGcgtccatagaagtcaatgggagttggtcCTTACGGTTAATGGGACTTATGTACAGTGATCAAGTGGAAAAGTGATCCCATTGATGACAGAGTTGTGTGCAGTAAAGGACACTTGGTGTGGGAACCATTCTACCAGATTGTTAAATCTATAGCCTTTAAATCTTTGGATAGGCTTTAAATCATAACTATACTCTTCTTATACCTGTGCCTTAGCTACCCCAGCCTAAGAGATTTTGCCCAAAGGAACTGAGTGCTAAAGTACAAAATGTTCAAACCCACACACATTTCACAAAGGGTTCACCTGGCCCATTCCcagttttccattaaaaaaacaacaaacccttGTGTGTGAATACAGGGCTCATGAAAGTGAGAGATTAATAACAGCCTCTGCCTAAAGCCAGGTATACTGGGCAGGAACTTTGTAAATTTCCTATATTCAGCTCTGCCAGCGCAACCTACTCCTGACTTGCATCACCTTCTTGTTATTCTAGTCCTGACATTCTCATACAGCTttgccaatgcccctcagccaTGCACTACAGTGCCTCCTGTTATatcagtcctgggctccccacagagCTCTGCCAATGCCTCTTAATCCTGCCCTGCATCAGACCTCATCTGAATGTTGCCAAATTGTGCACTTCTAGGATAAGCGGGGACTAGGGTGAAATCCAAACTGTTTTTTATTTGTGATTAAGGATGGGAGATAGAGAGAACGGCTAGTTAAAAAGTTTCTGTAAAAACTTTTTTgggatggaaaattgggttttcaactaaacaaAAATTGTCCTGGAAAGTGTTTTCttccaaaaaaatattttttgtcagaaaaacaaaacacccaaatctgaaaaatataaaaaaatccaaatattttctgaccagctctaataaagAGGAAAAGTGTCCAATATCTGCCATGCCATAAAAGCAAATCCATTCAAAAAAGCACCACTTGTTTTGCATCATGGGGAGACATCTGCAAACAGACTGGTGAATTTGTCTATATTGCTTCCAGATTTTATCCCAACAGTAAAACAAACTAAATTTAAGCAACAGTTCTACAAATGTTTCTTTCACCTCCTCAACTATATATGTGTCTGTCTTACCTATctagtgttgatcacagtgacaATGTGTCGAAATTTCAATTCAATCTCAGAAGTTTggattttccaataaaaaaaagatatcagtGCTTATGGCAGGCCTCTGATCCTGCCACTATCTAAGATCTAATGGTCAGGAtagttatttatttgttaatttaTAAAATGTGCTTAATTACAAAACACATGGCACAGGTGCAATATTtgaaagagaaacacacacacacacgcatagaTATGTTGGTAattattttgtttcttctttatatatatatataaataaaaagaagaacAGCCTTTccctgaaaacaaaataattaccaATCTTACAATTAAGGCAAAAGTTGAGCAAAAAAATGGGCCTAGCACCCTGCCATACATGTCAAATGTCTCTAGATCCACCAGAGGAAGTGAATTCCAAAGTCAAAGTCTCCAGTCCCCAATTTAGAGCCAGCCGATCACAAGTGCAGTAAGAGTAAATAAGGTGAGAAGGGAGTTTTCTTTCCGAGAAAACTAGGACCTGGGAGAGGAAAGATCTGTGCAACAGAGTGGGTTCTAGATATAAGCTCCAGAAAAGTTATCCCCACCTAGTATATTTTTAAACAGGCTTTGAAGCAGGACAAAATAGTGGAAAATAAATGGAGATTTACACAAGCaaaaggctgaaattttctaaagCACTAAGAATTTGCAACCAAATGGCTTGGTGGATCAGCTGAACATTCTAACAACTAAAGGACTGTTCCACTTCTGAAGGGAGagagattgttttaaaatgaaatttgtaTTGGTTTAGAGTAAGAAAAAACCTTCTGACAGCCTCATCCAAACTGCTGACATAATGACACCTCCAGTAATAAAGGAGACATTATTACCTTCATCGTGGTTCTGGTGTAATATGACCTCTGGCTGAGCATGGATAGAGTTCCCAGGGTGGAAGAAAGGTGAAAATAGCATGCGAGCTTTCCTTTGCTTCAGAATATGCTGAAGGAGTTCATACAGCACGTCACCTGAAAGACAAACGAGCGGCTAAAGGAAATGAAAACTTACAGACTCTTGGAGAAGACTCATTTGGCCATTGGATGCATGAATTCAAAGCTCGTGGGTGCCATTTTCAGATCCAAAAGTGCCTGCAAGAAGAACTTGCATCTTTCTCACTCCTAAGTAAGACTCCTTCTTGGCAGTCCAAAAGTTGTACATGTCACGCAGAGGCAACAGTAGTGAAAAGTGGGGGGAGCAATATAAACCTCAGTCCAGTTGCACTAAATAGTCTGGTAGATAGATTTTGTACTTCCACATCACctcccatctgaggatctcaaaacactttacaaacattagttaaTTAAGTCTCACACCTCCTCTTATTATTGTCCCAGTTTGGCAGTTGGGCAAACAAGGGCATAGAATGTTTAAGTCACCCAGCCAAAGCTTATATAGCAGGTCCATGGTAGAACAATGATAAGCACCCAGAGCTCCTGGCTCTGAGCCTTCTGCTTTAACCATTATTCAACACTTCCTCCCTTAAGTTTTACTGTATAATGAGGTTTTATCCTGGAGAAGATATACATTCCATTGAAAAGACATCACTGATGCTCCTCCACACCAGTATGTGTGCTGTGGCAGTGATGTTCCTGTGCCATTATGACATTCTATGGAAATCTAATGGAATGTTGATCAATTCTCCCCACGGCAAATTTAGCAGGTCAGTCAGGTCGAGATCCGTGAAGGTAgtgaggcacctaactcccactgtcTCGTGGCTGTCAATCCAGGCTCACACAGAGCTACCTCTCTCAGGGCTAGCACTCATTTATTAGCAGTGCTTCAGCAGTCTTTTCCCATTCCAACAGCACGGCATGGGAATAACTTCCAGCACTGCTAAAGTTCGCAGGTAACAATATGGTGGCCTTAAAGGAACACATATTACAGTTGCCAGAAGACTGATTGTTTATGTGGTGATTAATTTACTGTGAGAATATTTCACCTTTCAGTGACCCTCCCGCCTCCAACTGTACATAAGTACATCTGGGCAACAGTGGAGGTACTTTTTGCCTTTTATAGCTGGCAACGATGAAGCAGTTAAGTAGAAAGAGTTAACGAAAGCCCAAAATGCAGGTGACTCTAAGTGCCCCAGGGTGTGTGTGATTAATCTTAATAATACCACATGCAGCCCTTTGCCTATCTCCTGCCCTCACATGCCGGAGTGAACAATATTCAACAATGGTACTTTGCCTGAAATATTAACTAATGTTCATAGGTGCTTTAACTGTCTTAGTTAAAGTAGCATTTAGGAGACCTTGCATTTTCTATTACtgttatttttcttatttctatAACACCTGTAAATCTATTTCATATTCAGCACTTGCCACGGTAAACCTCCAAGGTTCAACCTGTCGGTCAAAGATACTaaaccttttttgtttatttcctaaCTATTTCAGCCTAAGTCATCCTCATTTCCATAGTCTGACTTTTTGCTCTATTTCTCTGTCTTGGCTGCCTTTACTATGTCAGGGGTGACTTTAGGGCACTTTTAATGTCTGTGATGcctgaaaaattaattaaaaatgaagcCTCAAGAATCCTGTCACCTTATCCATATTTAATACATAATGAGAGACCAGAGGGGGGATTTTATCACATAATTTGTATTTTACAAAGcaagacagagacacacacataaATTGTGCTGGATCACTCCAGAAAAATACAGTGGTCATCCTTAAAAACTGCACAACCTTTGCCTTAGGCCTAGTCCACACACAGCTTTTGGACCAATATAAGGATTTCATGAGGGATGTGATTTCCTACAAAACAGTACAAGCCCTTGTGTGGATATAttggttatactggtataatggtTTATATCCTGGTATAGCTATTCCCATTAGGGAAAGGGAATAAGTTATATTGGTATAAGCACATTTATACTGCTATAACTGTATCTACACAATGGGTTATAATGGTATAactgttttggttaaaaaaaaaaaagcacaccccTCACTGAAATGCCcctaccagtatagttaaagggGTGCAACTTTTGAGTGTTGCAAGCCCTTAGCTAACTAAATAACATTTGGGCAGAAATGGCATTATTCATTTCCCTATACTTTAAATACAGAAATATCTGGGAAACACTTCAAATACTGAGATGTTGTTATTTAGTAATCTACAGTCATCGAAAAGTTTTAAGGGTGACCTCTGTGCTTGTTATTGCTGTATGTGGCATAGATTTAGCAGGCCTGAATGGAATGTTTTCTCAAAAGTTTGTCAACAGCTACCATAAAAAAAtgagaataaaattttaaattgagTTCACAGATCAGTAGTCTGTAAAATCATGCCTCACATTCAGCAAAGTAGGAGCTCCATTCACAGTGAGGAAATGAATGCGAGAGCCCAGGATTCTCCTCTGTGAATGCTCAGTCTCCAGCCCACAGATGCTTAAATCCAGCTGACGTCAAGTGCAGTAACAGTACATGCAGGGAGAAGAGAGGTGTCTCTCCTAGACAGCTAGTGCTGGGGAGTTGCATGCAGCACAGTGGGTGCTACATACAAAACACCAGAAAAGTTGTCCTGTCccaagttatttatttatttatttatttcttaaacagtcaatgggatttaagcacgtGTTCAAGCGCTTCGCTGAATCGGGGCCTATATGAAAAAAAGATGGTCCAGATCCTGTATGAGGATGCTATTACAGGGAGGTGCCTtcggggtgtcacaaggttagcGTCTTTCAGAACTACTTCACATTTTGATTGGTTAGTGCGACACCATCTGTATTCCTGTGTCTTTACATTGGAAGTCTGATTACAGCTATTTTCCAGGCACTCAGTTCAAGCTGTATGATCATCTCTGGTAGCTGATTGAATTACAAGCCTTTTTATTTAGCAGGGGTACCCTGTATGGTCATAAAAAGAAAGCTAACAACTTTTATTTAGAACCATTCATTCAAATGTAGTTAAACAACCCTGGCACAGGAGAGGAAGGAGGTTCAGTGGGATTATAATGCTGGAGGCGACAGACTGCAGGGAATATAAATACAGGCAGGTGACACACACATGTTTCTAAATCTTCTGAGTGAGTACATGACTAAATTATTTGGCAACAGGCGGATTGATTCACACACCTGCCTGTGCTTTGCTGGGGGCTGGACTCCAGCATGTGAGAGAATATGGGCAGGGTAATGGGAAGCCCACGGGGGCTGTAAAAGAGAGGAAAGGTCCCCAAGGATGAGTTTTGCTGGAGCTTTTAGCAGCACAATCAGCCGAGTCAACCACCGTGATACAGAATGCTAATGCAGGCTTCTTAAGAGGCTGGAGCAGTTGATTAACTCCCTACTATAGTTGGGTCTATGAAATGAAAAGTCTTTAAACGACAGAGCTGGATGTTCTAAACTGCGGCCAGGCAGTCTTTCTCTGGGTTTTGCAAAGGGTTTTAACTAGAGATGGGCCAGGCACTCTCAGTTTGGGTTGGAATC is a genomic window of Lepidochelys kempii isolate rLepKem1 chromosome 1, rLepKem1.hap2, whole genome shotgun sequence containing:
- the ETV6 gene encoding transcription factor ETV6 isoform X3; translated protein: MSEAPAQCCIKQERISYTPPASPVVNYPSSSPLHVPVPRAIRMEEDAIRLPAHLRDVLYELLQHILKQRKARMLFSPFFHPGNSIHAQPEVILHQNHDEDNFVQRPSRPSAETVHHNPPTIELLHRSRSPITTNHRPSPDPEQRSLKSPLDNTIRRLSPADRVPGTRHHQENNHQEPYPLSVSPIENNHCPPPPEVLQKPSSPRQENTRVIQLMPSPIMHPLILNPRHSVEFKPSRLSEDGLHREVKPINLSHREELAYMNHIMVSVSPPEEHAMPIGRIADCRLLWDYVYQLLSDSRYENFIRWEDKESKIFRIVDPNGLARLWGNHKNRTNMTYEKMSRALRHYYKLNIIRKEPGQRLLFRFMKTPDEIMSGRTDRLEHLESQELDEQIYQEEEC
- the ETV6 gene encoding transcription factor ETV6 isoform X2, producing the protein MSEAPAQCCIKERISYTPPASPVVNYPSSSPLHVPVPRAIRMEEDAIRLPAHLRLQPVYWSRDDVAQWLKWAEKEFSLRPIDSNTFEMNGKALLLLTKEDFRYRSPHSGDVLYELLQHILKQRKARMLFSPFFHPGNSIHAQPEVILHQNHDEDNFVQRPSRPSAETVHHNPPTIELLHRSRSPITTNHRPSPDPEQRSLKSPLDNTIRRLSPADRVPGTRHHQENNHQEPYPLSVSPIENNHCPPPPEVLQKPSSPRQENTRVIQLMPSPIMHPLILNPRHSVEFKPSRLSEDGLHREVKPINLSHREELAYMNHIMVSVSPPEEHAMPIGRIADCRLLWDYVYQLLSDSRYENFIRWEDKESKIFRIVDPNGLARLWGNHKNRTNMTYEKMSRALRHYYKLNIIRKEPGQRLLFRFMKTPDEIMSGRTDRLEHLESQELDEQIYQEEEC
- the ETV6 gene encoding transcription factor ETV6 isoform X1, translating into MSEAPAQCCIKQERISYTPPASPVVNYPSSSPLHVPVPRAIRMEEDAIRLPAHLRLQPVYWSRDDVAQWLKWAEKEFSLRPIDSNTFEMNGKALLLLTKEDFRYRSPHSGDVLYELLQHILKQRKARMLFSPFFHPGNSIHAQPEVILHQNHDEDNFVQRPSRPSAETVHHNPPTIELLHRSRSPITTNHRPSPDPEQRSLKSPLDNTIRRLSPADRVPGTRHHQENNHQEPYPLSVSPIENNHCPPPPEVLQKPSSPRQENTRVIQLMPSPIMHPLILNPRHSVEFKPSRLSEDGLHREVKPINLSHREELAYMNHIMVSVSPPEEHAMPIGRIADCRLLWDYVYQLLSDSRYENFIRWEDKESKIFRIVDPNGLARLWGNHKNRTNMTYEKMSRALRHYYKLNIIRKEPGQRLLFRFMKTPDEIMSGRTDRLEHLESQELDEQIYQEEEC
- the ETV6 gene encoding transcription factor ETV6 isoform X4, whose translation is MEEDAIRLPAHLRLQPVYWSRDDVAQWLKWAEKEFSLRPIDSNTFEMNGKALLLLTKEDFRYRSPHSGDVLYELLQHILKQRKARMLFSPFFHPGNSIHAQPEVILHQNHDEDNFVQRPSRPSAETVHHNPPTIELLHRSRSPITTNHRPSPDPEQRSLKSPLDNTIRRLSPADRVPGTRHHQENNHQEPYPLSVSPIENNHCPPPPEVLQKPSSPRQENTRVIQLMPSPIMHPLILNPRHSVEFKPSRLSEDGLHREVKPINLSHREELAYMNHIMVSVSPPEEHAMPIGRIADCRLLWDYVYQLLSDSRYENFIRWEDKESKIFRIVDPNGLARLWGNHKNRTNMTYEKMSRALRHYYKLNIIRKEPGQRLLFRFMKTPDEIMSGRTDRLEHLESQELDEQIYQEEEC